The DNA window ttttttgttattaatattattttaattttgatttattaaactCTGTGGAGTTAGGTTATATTTGGTTCAAATTATTGTAAAATTGATGgaattttttaatgaattctAAAGCTTTATAGTGATAAAAAAACATCTCTATGTTGTAAATAGGAAGAATGATGAATATAAATATGTAAAAGTAAAATAACATATTTGAGAAAATCAAATATtaagttaaattaaaatgacTTCAAATAGAAAAGTAATCAAAAgaattcatttattattgattttttaattgaaaatgaaataaattttagagtAAAATGAAACTAgaatttatgttaatttaaaGTTGAAAAATTAAGGCATTTTCGAATCATATGGAGAAGGATATAATGTTGCAACGAGAATTCAAATTCAACTGTTCTGTATAATTTGTTCCAATCACGGCCTAAATAAAAATCAGAGAGTGTAACTAACTAGTTGTACATTATGTCATAAGGTTGCTAAAGACAACTTATCACAAGAAACATGGCGCTGACCGAATATGTTTTACGCACCACCCTAGCTCTGTTATTTGTTCTTCGAAGTATAATTTGGATTCTAATACAGGTGAGTGTAACTTTAAATATGCCAATATCTTGTTTTATTATTAGTATTgcaagaaaatataaattttttcttttgcttctttTGGCAGAATCCTTACGGTATCTGTCAATGTATGATAATAGGTGCCTTCGTTACTTTAAAGGACATAAAGACAGGTAAGACGTTGGTTACATATTTTTATGTACTTTGGTAGTAAGCACAGAAAGTAGCAGTTGATTAAGATTTAAGAAAGTACCATTATACATATATCACCATTAAGGTGAATTTTTAGGTCCAGTTCTAGAAGTTCATTCAGTTTCTGAAGTTCCTCTGAGAGCTTGTGTTTTGCATTACCAATTCAGGTTGGAGTGCATCTTGTGATCAACAAATGGCTGTGTTGGCTACCCATTTTTGTTCCTATTTTTTTACTGTTATAACCGTTAACATCAGCCTAATTAAGATGGTTTAGACATTTGTCCTTTGGATTTCTGTTCAAGGTTGcttctttttagttttaatttttgttgtaCTGAAATGACTTTGTTTAAACTATTTGGTGTTGCAGAATTGTTTCTCTTTGCATGTCTCCCATCAATGATAGTTTCATGTCTGGTTCTCTTGATCATAGTGTTAGAATATGGGATCTTCGTGTAAATGCTTGCCAGGTTGGTTTCTATTCTATTTACCTTGAATTGTCACGAGACATTTTATCAACCTTACCTACATTAGTCGTTTCAAATGGGGTTCATTATTAATTGCAGTTGAGATGATACATATTCAATAACCTCAGCGTGCAATTATGCATGATTGTGATTTATTCTTACTGTTATAGTTTTCAGGGAATTTTGCGTTTACGTGGTAGACCTACTGTTGCTTATGACCAACAAGGTCTTGTCTTTGCTGTGGCAATGGAAGGGGGTGCTATTAAATTGTTTGATTCACGTTCCTATGACAAGGTTAGTATCCATAAAGCACTTTCGATTTTGAATATCCATCTTCTGAGTTTGACTTATATTTAATCACAGGGCCCCTTTGACACCTTTCTAGTTGGTGGAGACACAGCTGAGGTTTGTGATATCAAATTCAGCAATGATGGAAAATCAATGCTTTTGACGACCTCAAATAACAATGTCTACGTTCTTGATGCATATGGAGGAGAAAAGGTAAGTTTCCTGGATTTGATAgtcatttttttagtttatagtGACAGTACATTCTTTTTATCGAATGAAAAGTTATCCTTAATGTGCTTGTTGGTGTGTTTTCTACAATCTCTCCTATGTCTTATAGATTTAtcctaaataatattttttttgtgcaGCGATGTGGGTTTAGTTTGGAACCATCACCAAATACAACGATTGAGGCAACTTTTACACCAGATGGGCAGTATGTGGTATCAGGTATCTTATTCTTGTTCAATTTACCTGAAATGAattctttttaaacttttcaacaTACTTCTAAGTTCTAAAGTTATCACTGTCTTCTGTTATtgtcaaaaattaaaagtttcatCCCCAGATGTATTTTTTATCAATCAGATTGATTCACACATTAAAGCAACTTCTTGCATGTGGTGAGTTGAATGTTTGTTACAGTGAGTGGCTTACTATGTCTATGTATGCTTTAATTCTGTGTCCTGCAGGCCTACTGTTGACCGCTGAACCAATAATTACAAGGATTTAGATAATCACACCTATAGCGATTCAAGGCAATCGCAGCTAGAGTTTGGGTGAATTGACTCAATACAATTCAAGTAGCATAATGCTGAACTTCtatcaaaataaaacaatacTACAAGACTTAAGtgtttataaattcaaagaaacCTATACTGACATAATTAGTAATTCTAAACTAGAAAATTCAAACTAATACTAACAAGGAATTTTTTTGACCTATCAAGacttctaataaaataaaagactcCTATAATACTATTCCAGCATAGCTGATAATTAGACAAATACTTTTTGTGTGTTTAAATAGTGAATACTGATACCAAAATTCTAACTTACTTTGTTACATATTCTTTTTCGTAAGTTGAtcaatattaaaagaaaatctCAAGGTAGTCAAAATCGATAGGCGCATTGCAGGCGAAATAGCCTTTTATAGCCCGAGGCGGAAGGCACAAAAAAGCGCTTGCCAAGGTGAAGTGAGGCGAAATAGCATTTTCTTTGTTGTCATTAGGTGCCGAACCTTGAGGCATGGCTGATTGTTGGCTGTTAATCTATTGTTTTTAAGTAATAATCTATGTTGAAAAGAAGACATGAATATTATCTTTTACGACGACCCTTGCAAAGTTAAAGACTCGAGTATGACTATTGGACTCTTTTTATCTTGACAAATAGGAATTCCTTTAATACGTGACATACAAAGAGTTAGTATACAACACAACTCTCgaaaccaaacaattaatacGTTTTTCTTTATGccttttcttcttcattcttcATAATAAACCgttcatttatttttcattcttCTTTATGCCGGACCCCTCGACTATGGATGATCATAATGACTAGAAAAATGAAGGAAAATTTTTAATCTTTACCGACTCGATCTTGTTGTTCCCAGTAACAAACATGCATGAATCATTTCACAAAGTATGTTTCTGGATAGTCCAAAATCTTGATAGTTAGCTCTCGGTCAAAAAACAACGTCGATGCAGACGTATCGCTGCACTATTTTCTAATGGGGACTAATTTTCCATGAATTTTATCACTCAATGACAAACTTTGCTTATTTATTTTTCGAGGATCGACGattgttctaattttttttcttcttcttctaaacTTACTTTTCTTCTAAAAACATCGGGCAACATAGATCAacttaaaaaaaagaacaaggcGTGTTCGCCTGGGCAGTCCTAGGCGCTTGTGTAGACCATGAAGGTGCCCGCCTTCGAAATCTAGAGGCGCATGTGGTCAGTGCAAGGCGCTTGCCTTTGACAACACTCATGTTATTGCATTGTTATCTCATTACTTCTTGTAATTGCAAAATAGTGGCGTTGGAGATTTgaatggttttgtttcttagggAATATGTGACATTATTCTAAAAGTTTTGCAATGCTAAATGCTAACCCCAGTTGTAAATTAGCATGTTAAATTTTGGTTTTCAAAGAATTCAACAATTGCTCAGTACATTTGAACTGTCACAGCGCCTGCAACAATTTAAAGTGCAACTAAATTTCTAGTCCCAATAATCTATAATTTTTGTCTGTTGCTTTCTTAAACAAAGAGAAACTTAGATATTGCCAAGTAAGGTTATTAAGTCTCAGAGCTTATTGTACAATCTTGTAGTCAATTTTAAGCAGCAGTAGGCATatcaaattttgaatttaacttGATGTTGTTGTGCTTAAAATAGAGAAACTTAGCtatatgtttggttcatggaatagaataggttttttttttagtttttgagagtGCTTATTCTATAAAAATTGTAGAATATCAATTCCATGAAAGTACTGCTAACTTATTTACATATTAACCAAAATCTGTTCTGTTCGTTGTCAATTCTGTTATGAACCAAACATAACCTTAGTGGCTAACATGTGTGAATTGTGATTATCTACCTTTAActgaaatattaattttgtcGCAATGGCCTTTCTCTCTTTCTCTAAACAATCATGAATTTTTGTTTTGAGATTAATATTGAAATTCTAGAACGAAATAGCTATTGCTACTTATGCATTAAGACATACTAATTGACACCGTTCACGATGATTTTAGCATGCAGTAAACTGTTGTTTGCTTTCTGTGATGTGACAAGCATTTTATGCTGACATgtctattaaattttaattgtatacTGAGATGCTCTGTGCGCTGTATCAAAGCtgctatttttcattttatttttcttaagtaatttttttgtttgatcaAAGGCTCAGGAGATGGAACCTTGCGTGCATGGAGTATCAACGTGCGGAATGAGGTGAATCAACTATTTTCTGATGTGATTCTTAAATCACCTTCCATAAGAAAGTGATATATTTAACAAATATTGGATTTTATGAAGAATAGAGGACTCTAGCAATGTATAACGCATCACACCTCCTTTCAAATCAAAAAGAGAATTTTACAAAGATGCTGACTATCAGTCAGCTTTTTTTGGTCTTCATGTTAGTGGAGAGAAAGCTATGCCTGCATTGATTTACcgtttttaaaaggaaaatcaCACATATGTTCAAACAGCTGCTCAGTTCTATATTCAAACCTTTCCTCTATACCGTGAAAACTAATGGAGTTCTACGTTTCATTTAAGTTTCCAATGTCATTTCTTATTTCATAGTTTTCTGTgcaatataattattttcttcttttttggcTGATTAAGTTGGTCAGACTTTTGTCATTAAATGTcttaagaatatattttaaattggaATATGTTTATTTTAAGTATGGTGGGAGACTGGGAGCACGAAAAGCTTGGTAGAATATCACCTGTATTGATCAGTAAGATCAAATATGCGATTGCTAATTACTTAATATTGAAATGGTGTTTTTAGCAGGTAGCGAGCTGGAATAGCCATATAGGCATTGCATCGTGCTTGAAATGGGCTCCTCGTCGAGCCATGTTTGTCGCCGCATCTACTGTTCTGACGTTTTGGATACCCAACACATCCAAGTCAGTTGCAGAGTCACGGTCCATGGAGATCGAACCTGTAGCTCAACCTGAACACATGGCTCAATGATGAGAAGTAAAAAACCAGGCAGGTCTTTCAGTACCTTTTCTTAGTCATTCAGTGTTCAAACCAGGCAGGTCTTTCATTACCTTCTCATAGTCGTTCACTGTGCATTAATATCAAAATGTTGTCAGGTTATGGGGCCAAAAGTTATGGTCTGCTTAAATTGGCCTCAGTTTTGTAAAATTATAggcaaaaaagtacaaatatttCTTCAATGGGGCAAGTCCTTTTTTGTTTCAAGTACATCCTTAAAGGGAAAAGGTCCAATTTTGCTCCTTATGTTTATGTCAGGGTACACACAAACTCCTCGTGACATATTTGTCTTGATAACAACTTAGTTATGTCCCTCTTTCAAACAGTGTTAACCTTCCGTTTCACATAATTGAAGGTCCTGTGGCacaaaaaacttaattttttatatactttttaaaaatttatccatagcttttaaaatttgtaaatgtatcCCACTTTGATAGTTGTGCTggaattttatctatttttttttcaatcaatttagtTATGCTAATTTTTCACCTCAGTACCATATATCTGTTTGcctttttaattcattttgagcatcaagtttttttttttccaacgcTTAAAAAAGacaatttgaatttaatattgtctttttttttgaatttgaagaatcatttcaattgaaaattgaattgattttttttaaatgtagaTAGAAATTCAacaagaatatcaaatttgaatagatttataaaagattaaaaatatttgattttttgacACCACCTCTAAAAAACAAAAGAGGTGGATATATGATTAATGTTTTGCCATGAGTTTATTTTAACCCTTAATGTTTTGCAAAGTGTAAATATGACTCCAATGTTTTTTTTGCATGATTTTAAGGAGAAATCTACAAAAGTATCTAAAAATATCACcttatttacaaaaatgctaagCAGTCTTATTTCTTAGTGTAcgaaaaaacataaaatgttTACCTTTGTAACCAAAAGTTATGGGGACAAGCTGACGCGCGTTAGCCTCACCCACTTTTTATTTCATGCTGCTTTTGCTTTTACAAATGACACCTtcccatttttttatttttaatctttctTTCTCTGTTGACTATTTGAAAAGAAATAGTATTCTTTTCCATTCCAAGTCTAgtcaaatattatttattaatctttctcttatttttaatttactttctttgttttaattttcaacatgtaatatatcatttattttatgtatttaactatatttattcaaaaagtttaaattatattatttgaaaataatattattaaagtatagtaattattgataaataaatatgatgattatt is part of the Mercurialis annua linkage group LG3, ddMerAnnu1.2, whole genome shotgun sequence genome and encodes:
- the LOC126675187 gene encoding protein ANTHESIS POMOTING FACTOR 1 isoform X3; the protein is MMSLPALDDDTVRSMSIGAVFSDFGGKINSVDFHRKDDLLVTASDDDSVRLYDIASAKLLKTTYHKKHGADRICFTHHPSSVICSSKYNLDSNTESLRYLSMYDNRCLRYFKGHKDRIVSLCMSPINDSFMSGSLDHSVRIWDLRVNACQGILRLRGRPTVAYDQQGLVFAVAMEGGAIKLFDSRSYDKGPFDTFLVGGDTAEVCDIKFSNDGKSMLLTTSNNNVYVLDAYGGEKRCGFSLEPSPNTTIEATFTPDGQYVVSGLLLTAEPIITRI
- the LOC126675187 gene encoding protein ANTHESIS POMOTING FACTOR 1 isoform X2, encoding MMSLPALDDDTVRSMSIGAVFSDFGGKINSVDFHRKDDLLVTASDDDSVRLYDIASAKLLKTTYHKKHGADRICFTHHPSSVICSSKYNLDSNTESLRYLSMYDNRCLRYFKGHKDRIVSLCMSPINDSFMSGSLDHSVRIWDLRVNACQGILRLRGRPTVAYDQQGLVFAVAMEGGAIKLFDSRSYDKGPFDTFLVGGDTAEVCDIKFSNDGKSMLLTTSNNNVYVLDAYGGEKRCGFSLEPSPNTTIEATFTPDGQYVVSGSGDGTLRAWSINVRNEVASWNSHIGIASCLKWAPRRAMFVAASTVLTFWIPNTSKSVAESRSMEIEPVAQPEHMAQ
- the LOC126675187 gene encoding protein ANTHESIS POMOTING FACTOR 1 isoform X1, whose protein sequence is MMSLPALDDDTVRSMSIGAVFSDFGGKINSVDFHRKDDLLVTASDDDSVRLYDIASAKLLKTTYHKKHGADRICFTHHPSSVICSSKYNLDSNTESLRYLSMYDNRCLRYFKGHKDRIVSLCMSPINDSFMSGSLDHSVRIWDLRVNACQGILRLRGRPTVAYDQQGLVFAVAMEGGAIKLFDSRSYDKGPFDTFLVGGDTAEVCDIKFSNDGKSMLLTTSNNNVYVLDAYGGEKRCGFSLEPSPNTTIEATFTPDGQYVVSGSGDGTLRAWSINVRNEQVASWNSHIGIASCLKWAPRRAMFVAASTVLTFWIPNTSKSVAESRSMEIEPVAQPEHMAQ